A window of the Tessaracoccus sp. MC1865 genome harbors these coding sequences:
- the pdxS gene encoding pyridoxal 5'-phosphate synthase lyase subunit PdxS: MTGNLTTEDRAVVNTGLAEMLKGGVIMDVVTPEQARIAEDAGAVAVMALERVPADIRAQGGVARMSDPDLISAIIDAVSIPVMAKARIGHFVEAQVLQSLGVDYIDESEVLSPADYVHHIDKSRFAVPFVCGATNLGEALRRITEGASMIRSKGEAGTGDVSEAMKHLRTIKGQIRELGAKSEDELFVAAKELAAPFELVRSVGRAGQLPVVLFVAGGVATPADAAMMMQLGADGVFVGSGIFKSGNPEKRAQAIVAATANFDDPAAIAEASRGLGEAMVGINVSDLAAPHRLAERGW; encoded by the coding sequence ATGACTGGAAACCTCACCACCGAAGACCGCGCCGTCGTCAACACGGGCCTCGCCGAAATGCTGAAGGGCGGCGTCATCATGGATGTCGTCACCCCGGAGCAGGCCCGCATCGCCGAAGACGCCGGCGCAGTTGCCGTCATGGCGCTGGAGCGCGTACCCGCCGACATCCGCGCGCAGGGCGGCGTGGCCCGCATGAGCGACCCGGACCTGATCTCCGCCATCATCGACGCCGTGTCCATCCCCGTGATGGCCAAGGCCCGCATCGGACACTTCGTGGAGGCCCAGGTGCTGCAGAGTCTCGGCGTCGACTACATCGACGAGTCAGAGGTGCTCTCGCCGGCCGACTACGTGCACCACATCGACAAGTCGCGCTTCGCCGTGCCGTTCGTCTGCGGCGCCACCAACCTGGGGGAGGCGCTGCGTCGGATCACCGAGGGCGCCTCGATGATCCGTAGCAAGGGCGAGGCCGGCACCGGCGACGTCTCGGAGGCCATGAAGCACCTGCGCACCATCAAGGGCCAGATCCGGGAGCTCGGTGCCAAGTCCGAGGACGAGCTGTTCGTCGCCGCCAAGGAACTGGCCGCACCGTTCGAGCTGGTCCGAAGCGTCGGGCGCGCCGGCCAGCTGCCCGTCGTGCTGTTCGTCGCCGGTGGCGTGGCCACTCCGGCGGACGCCGCCATGATGATGCAGCTGGGCGCCGACGGCGTGTTCGTCGGCTCCGGCATCTTCAAGTCCGGCAACCCGGAGAAGCGGGCCCAGGCCATCGTCGCCGCCACGGCGAACTTCGACGATCCCGCGGCCATCGCGGAAGCCTCCCGGGGGCTGGGTGAGGCCATGGTCGGCATCAACGTCTCCGACCTCGCCGCGCCGCACCGCCTCGCGGAGCGCGGCTGGTGA